The genomic interval CGTAAGGTTAACTTATTTAAAGGAAACCTTTCAACAGATTGATCTGGAAAGACATATGGCGATTGCGCAATGACGACGGGGCAAGTCGTCCTAATTGCCGAATCGCATTCCGGCCGGCCTGCAAGCAGGTGGTTTTCCTGATCCGGATTGCTGGTTACTGTACCGCCGGAAACGAGTCGGGAGTTGCGCGCGCATGCAGGTCGTCTTTCATTGCGGGGTTCACGGCACCGATCTTTACCGCATGGTCAAGACACTGTTGCAGAACCGCGACTGGCTGCTGCGCAACGGGGTCGAGCCGGTGACGCCGAACCGCCATCGCGACGTGTTCAACGAGGCGCTGAATGCGCTGAGGGGCGGCCCCGCCACGGCCGAGATGGAGCAGGTCATGCTGGACGCCATCCTGGACCTGGACGATCCGCGCCGCATCATCTGCAGCACGCCCACCTTCCTGGGCAAGGCGGCGCGGGCGATCTCGCCCGAGGGGCTCTATGTCGCGGCGGGCGAGAAGATGGCGGCGCTGGCCAATCTGTTCCCCAGCGCCGAGATCGAGTTCTTCATGGCGCTGAAGAACCCGGCCACCCTGATCCCCTTCATCCTGTCGCAGGAAGGCAGCGGCACCTATGCCGAGCTGATGGGCGGGGTCGATCCCGAGGCGCTGCGTTGGGCCCCGGCGATCCGGCGCATCCTGGCCGCCCTGCCCGACCGGCGGCTGGTGGTCTGGTGCCACGAGGACACCTCGCTGATCTGGCCCGAGGTGGTGCGCCGCATCTCGACCATGCCGGCGGACGTGCCGCTCAAGGCCGGGCTGCAGATCCTGGGCGACATCCTGCATCCGGACGGCATCCGCATGATCCGCGACGCGATGGCGCAGGAAGAGCGGCTGACCGTCAGGAGCCGCCGCCGGATCTTTGCCGCCGCGCTGGAGAAATACGCCCTGCCCGAGCAGATCGAGGTGCAGTTGAACCTGCCCGGCTGGACGCAGGACCTGGTGGACCGCATCACCGCCGCCTATGACGCCGACATGGCCGAGATCGCCGCCCTGCCGGGGATCGAGTTCATCACCCCCTGAGCGCATGAAAACCCGCGCATGAAAAAGGGCCGGTCGCCCGGCCCCCGCTTGCGCGCGCTTCGCGGCGTCAGGCCATGCCGAGCGCGGCCTTGTACATTTCCAGGATCGCCTCTTCCTCGGCAATGTCGTCCTTGTCGCGCTTGCGCAGCGCGATGACCTTGCGCATGACCTTGGTGTCGTAGCCGCGCGCCTTGGCCTCGGCCATCAGCTCCTTCTGCTGCTCGGTCACGTCCTTCTTTTCCGCCTCGAGCTGCTCGTATTGCTCGATGAACTGGCGCAGCTCGCCGGCGGCGATGCCATAGGCGTTGTCGTCCTGCATGTTCCGCTCCTTCGGGTTTTGGCGCGGGTCTAGGCGGTCTTGCGGGCGGGTGCAATCGCCGCTAGGCCGTCAGCGGCAGACGGAGGCGAAAACATGACGATCTGGGACGGGCTGATCTGGGGCGGAACCGCGCTGACGGTGGTCGGGCTGGTGGCGCTGGCCTGGTGCATCCTGACCGCTGCGCGGGCCAAGGCGCGGATCAACGACGATGCCGAAATGCGCGCCGCCATGCGCAAGGTCGTGGCGGTGAACATGGCGGCA from Paracoccus sp. MA carries:
- a CDS encoding DUF2312 domain-containing protein, with the protein product MQDDNAYGIAAGELRQFIEQYEQLEAEKKDVTEQQKELMAEAKARGYDTKVMRKVIALRKRDKDDIAEEEAILEMYKAALGMA